The following proteins come from a genomic window of Methanobacterium sp. Maddingley MBC34:
- a CDS encoding Fe-S oxidoreductase (PFAM: Radical SAM superfamily; B12 binding domain) produces the protein MKVLFVEPPKVFWFVMGEYMPPPLGILQLAAYLEYRNDKWDIEVLDSQAMNYGWSKLQRHIESTNPDIVVSSALATCNTFTVLRTLEIVKKVNPDIKTVVGGQHFTALADESLKKYPEIDFVVRGEGEVTLYELVKSLDEKTSPLDVKGLSFRNNDKIIHNPPRPFISNLDDLPFPGYHFVEEHMKKYNFKMMAYKGAGYALVEASRGCPHKCTFCSQWEHWGGKWRSKSPERIADEMEHIYTEYGITFLWLTDDNFGLGKRTTKMCDELIKRGLSDDITWFLQARSDDIIKNQDNLPKMRKAGNYWIMSGLERHDNEVLHDYHKGIKASDAKLSVDLLKENDIFSQATLITGDRHDSHESIQKLRDFVNYVDPDLAIFMILTPFPGTELFETARKNEWLEDDNWANYDMVHAVMPTEHLSRSEVQEELYLCYRSFYGSMRRRIGGLFSRNQFKRQTYRYMAGQGLLQALRDLY, from the coding sequence ATGAAAGTCTTATTTGTGGAACCACCCAAGGTATTCTGGTTTGTGATGGGGGAATACATGCCCCCACCATTGGGAATACTCCAGTTAGCAGCATACTTGGAATATCGTAATGATAAATGGGATATTGAGGTTTTGGATTCCCAGGCAATGAATTATGGTTGGAGTAAACTTCAAAGGCATATTGAATCTACAAATCCAGATATTGTTGTATCCAGTGCACTGGCCACTTGTAACACTTTCACCGTCCTCCGAACTCTGGAAATAGTTAAAAAAGTAAATCCTGATATTAAAACCGTTGTTGGTGGTCAGCATTTCACTGCACTGGCAGATGAAAGTTTGAAGAAGTATCCTGAAATTGATTTTGTGGTGAGAGGAGAGGGAGAAGTCACATTATACGAACTTGTGAAATCTTTGGATGAGAAAACATCTCCTCTGGATGTTAAAGGACTTTCATTTAGAAATAATGACAAAATCATCCACAACCCTCCTCGTCCTTTCATCAGTAACCTGGATGATTTACCTTTCCCTGGATATCATTTTGTGGAAGAACACATGAAGAAATATAACTTCAAAATGATGGCTTATAAGGGTGCAGGGTACGCTCTGGTGGAAGCATCCCGCGGATGTCCCCATAAATGCACTTTTTGTTCACAATGGGAACACTGGGGTGGTAAATGGAGATCTAAATCCCCGGAAAGAATTGCCGATGAAATGGAACACATCTACACCGAGTATGGAATTACTTTTTTATGGCTCACCGATGATAATTTTGGATTGGGGAAAAGAACCACCAAAATGTGTGATGAATTAATCAAAAGGGGACTTTCAGATGATATCACTTGGTTTCTTCAGGCCAGAAGTGATGATATAATCAAAAATCAGGATAATCTTCCCAAGATGAGAAAAGCAGGTAACTACTGGATAATGTCTGGACTGGAGAGACACGATAATGAGGTGCTTCATGATTATCATAAGGGGATTAAAGCCAGTGATGCCAAGCTTTCCGTGGATCTATTGAAGGAAAATGACATCTTTTCTCAGGCAACACTGATCACTGGGGATAGGCATGATTCCCATGAATCTATACAGAAACTCAGGGATTTTGTTAACTATGTAGATCCAGATTTAGCCATCTTCATGATCCTAACCCCTTTCCCAGGAACTGAACTCTTTGAAACTGCCAGGAAGAATGAATGGTTGGAGGATGATAACTGGGCAAACTACGACATGGTCCATGCAGTGATGCCCACTGAACACCTCAGTAGGAGTGAAGTTCAGGAAGAGCTGTATCTGTGCTACAGGAGCTTCTATGGGAGCATGAGGCGTAGAATTGGTGGTTTGTTTTCACGTAATCAGTTCAAAAGGCAAACCTATCGTTATATGGCAGGTCAGGGCCTCTTGCAAGCTTTGAGGGATCTTTATTGA
- a CDS encoding sulfite oxidase-like oxidoreductase (PFAM: Oxidoreductase molybdopterin binding domain) produces MKKTLKEIFKGNSNTNLDERTVDSILNDENVVISPDTQREKRIPPGQHEDKSWPVLHAGSVKRINPSNWKLKIWGLVQKERELDYTEFMALPRVKVFSDIHCVTTWSKLNNLWEGVSTSAIKELVEILPEARYVMVHAHKNFTTNLSLDDFFSPDVLLATHHNGNALNSKHGGPVRLVVPRLYFWKSAKWVTGLEFMAEDKRGFWESAGYHNHGDPWKEERYSWQETDQGI; encoded by the coding sequence TTGAAAAAAACCTTAAAAGAAATATTTAAAGGGAATTCAAACACTAATTTAGATGAACGAACTGTTGATTCTATTTTAAACGATGAAAACGTGGTTATAAGCCCGGATACCCAAAGGGAAAAAAGAATTCCTCCAGGGCAACACGAAGATAAAAGCTGGCCTGTTCTACATGCAGGATCAGTTAAAAGAATAAATCCATCAAATTGGAAGCTGAAGATATGGGGTTTGGTTCAAAAAGAGAGGGAACTGGATTACACAGAGTTCATGGCACTCCCAAGGGTAAAAGTTTTCTCAGACATACACTGTGTCACCACCTGGTCCAAATTAAATAATTTATGGGAAGGGGTTAGTACATCCGCCATTAAAGAACTGGTGGAAATACTCCCTGAAGCCAGATACGTCATGGTACATGCTCATAAGAATTTCACCACCAACCTATCTCTGGATGATTTTTTTTCACCTGACGTGCTACTGGCAACCCACCACAATGGAAATGCCTTAAATTCCAAACACGGGGGACCGGTGCGATTAGTGGTGCCTCGTTTGTATTTCTGGAAAAGCGCCAAATGGGTTACTGGACTGGAATTCATGGCAGAGGATAAAAGAGGTTTCTGGGAATCTGCAGGTTATCATAACCATGGTGACCCCTGGAAAGAAGAGCGTTACAGCTGGCAGGAAACAGATCAAGGAATATAA
- a CDS encoding putative methyltransferase, YaeB/AF_241 family (PFAM: Uncharacterised protein family UPF0066~TIGRFAM: putative methyltransferase, YaeB/AF_241 family) gives MDDLLIVHCKDYYGFVGDYTMKVKAIGLVNSPFEVKKGSPHQGRFSDELSTITIFNEYEEGLEGIENYHNLMVIYWMDRADSVSLKVVPYGRKEKRGVFSTRAPVRPNPLGLCMVELVKKEGNILTVRWLDALDQSPVLDIKPFVREIDCL, from the coding sequence ATGGATGATTTGTTAATTGTTCATTGCAAGGATTACTATGGATTTGTTGGAGATTACACCATGAAAGTTAAAGCCATAGGTTTGGTTAATTCCCCATTTGAGGTTAAGAAAGGATCTCCTCACCAGGGTCGTTTTTCGGATGAATTGAGCACAATAACTATTTTTAATGAGTATGAAGAGGGACTGGAAGGAATTGAGAATTACCATAATTTGATGGTGATTTACTGGATGGACCGTGCAGATTCAGTTTCTCTTAAGGTGGTTCCATACGGTAGAAAAGAGAAGCGAGGGGTTTTTTCCACCCGAGCACCGGTGAGGCCAAATCCCCTGGGATTGTGCATGGTGGAACTGGTAAAAAAAGAAGGTAATATTTTAACTGTGAGATGGCTTGACGCCCTTGACCAGTCCCCTGTCCTGGATATCAAACCATTCGTGCGGGAAATAGACTGCCTATAA
- a CDS encoding putative membrane protein (PFAM: Bacterial low temperature requirement A protein (LtrA)), with product MKLRRDIIKPPRLYFEDETEERHSNWLELLFDLIFVAAVSFLASNLNSNYSFTTFLQSIPLLFAIWWGWLGHTIYLSRFGVDDLLHRFYTMAQMIIVAIMAINTKDALGATGTGFALSYAILRFMLVAEYIRAGRNVPEALPLTRHYSIGFGIAAGIWVISAFTPAPWRFLLWGVAIVVDILTPLTAGKIHKQFPLHPSHLPERFGLLIIIVIGEAVVSVVFLIGTLGLTLETGITGLMGLIIAFSIWWGYFEEARGAEARVEEKGEQIGRYQLWLYAHFPLLLGIVATAMGIKHVISHGLGSLLPSSEVWLLCVSLALALTSLSFIFLSSFNWHECVSRVLLYFRIPYYILIILVICTGFLGSTLPGSIILGILTLSCVIKVILSLREPPGELMCDIY from the coding sequence ATGAAGCTCAGAAGGGACATTATCAAACCTCCAAGGCTATATTTTGAAGATGAAACGGAGGAAAGGCATTCTAACTGGTTGGAACTCCTATTTGACCTGATATTCGTGGCAGCAGTGTCCTTTTTAGCCTCAAATCTCAACTCCAATTATTCTTTTACCACATTCCTCCAGTCCATTCCCCTATTATTTGCCATCTGGTGGGGTTGGCTTGGCCATACCATCTACCTCAGCCGTTTTGGTGTTGATGATCTCCTGCATCGATTTTATACCATGGCACAAATGATTATAGTAGCTATAATGGCTATAAATACCAAAGATGCCCTTGGAGCAACAGGAACCGGATTTGCTCTATCCTATGCAATCTTAAGGTTCATGCTTGTTGCAGAATACATAAGAGCCGGGCGAAATGTACCAGAAGCACTCCCACTCACCCGTCATTACAGTATTGGGTTTGGGATAGCTGCCGGGATCTGGGTAATTTCAGCATTTACACCTGCACCCTGGCGTTTCCTGTTGTGGGGGGTTGCTATAGTGGTGGATATTTTAACACCTTTAACCGCGGGGAAAATACACAAACAGTTCCCTCTCCATCCCAGTCATCTCCCGGAGAGGTTTGGACTTTTAATCATTATCGTCATTGGTGAAGCAGTGGTAAGTGTTGTATTTTTGATTGGAACATTGGGTTTAACATTAGAAACTGGAATCACTGGCTTAATGGGGCTTATAATTGCATTCAGTATATGGTGGGGATATTTTGAAGAAGCCAGGGGTGCTGAGGCGCGAGTTGAGGAAAAAGGTGAACAAATTGGCCGATACCAGTTATGGCTCTATGCGCACTTCCCACTTTTGCTGGGAATTGTTGCCACAGCCATGGGAATAAAACACGTTATATCCCATGGTTTAGGGAGTCTTCTCCCCTCATCGGAAGTATGGCTTCTCTGTGTGTCCCTGGCCCTGGCATTAACCTCACTGAGTTTCATATTTTTATCTTCCTTCAACTGGCACGAGTGTGTAAGCAGGGTTTTACTCTATTTTAGAATTCCCTATTACATCCTGATAATCCTGGTTATATGCACTGGATTTTTAGGGTCAACCCTCCCTGGCTCTATAATTCTAGGGATATTAACCCTGTCATGTGTCATTAAGGTCATACTATCTCTCAGGGAACCTCCAGGGGAGCTAATGTGTGATATATATTGA
- a CDS encoding PAS domain S-box (PFAM: Histidine kinase-, DNA gyrase B-, and HSP90-like ATPase; His Kinase A (phosphoacceptor) domain; PAS fold~TIGRFAM: PAS domain S-box) produces MHLEEGSTFTGDNNQPKKETPGLLGLDAIINCSPLPQFVIDRDHKVIYWNRALEEYSQINACDIIGTDKHWKAFYNSKRPCMVDLLVDEDMEGLSYWFPDNCKMSELVEGAYEAENFYPNMGQNGKYLHFTTSAIKDHEGNVVGGLESFEDITQRKLAEKDLQESEEKFRSLVENLNVGVYRNTIDPGGYFIQVNPAFARMFGYDSTSEIREIKVINFYRDPHLRKLFLEDLKREGSVIDRELHLKKKNNRPIWVSVSAQAHYDENGSIDWIDGIIEDITHRKLAEKTLQKSEKRYRSIVENINDGFCIHDFHGNITDCNENFAQMLGSTTEEMIGTNLDEFSSTEMMLEKNNVVEELKNKGIVEFDADFKQKNGNIRYYNIKSSVVSREGDGQVHSFLRDVTKRREMEEILHESENTAQKRLLEIEAIYNSAPIGLCVLDRNLRFVRINDRMAEINGFSSKEHMGKTIHEIIPDLAEQAEAVAKEIFETKKTVIGREFNGITPAQPGVLRTWIEQWYPLKDSSSQIIGINVAALEITEIKKANKALKKSEEKLRLAIEGAGARMWFWDLKNDMIEWTDEYEHIFGVNPDPDTSFSTILNVVHPDDREKVEQAIQRTLQYGEDFKVEMRIIWQDGTVHWAYSLGKLLYDLQGKPKEIIGIAINTTPSRIAEQELQETLKQLKRSNAELEQFAYVASHDLQEPLRMITSFLQLLQRRYEHQLDSDANEFIQFAVDGAARMQELVNDLLAYSRIERKTGKFKDVDTEDILKQITFDSRLLIEENNADISYNNLPVVHADYPQMVQVFQNLIANSIKYNDQERPTIHISAEKKDNDWLFKVKDNGIGIDPKHGERVFKIFQRLHARDEYEGTGIGLAIVKRIVERHGGVIWYDSQPGQGSTFYFNIPQGDVKYEI; encoded by the coding sequence ATGCATCTGGAGGAGGGGTCTACATTTACAGGGGATAATAATCAACCTAAAAAAGAAACTCCGGGATTACTTGGATTGGATGCTATAATCAACTGTTCACCATTACCACAATTTGTGATTGATAGGGATCATAAAGTCATCTACTGGAACCGGGCACTGGAAGAATACAGCCAAATAAATGCCTGTGACATCATCGGCACAGATAAACACTGGAAAGCATTTTACAATTCAAAAAGACCATGCATGGTTGATTTACTGGTAGATGAAGATATGGAAGGGTTGTCATACTGGTTCCCTGATAATTGCAAAATGTCCGAACTGGTTGAAGGGGCTTACGAAGCTGAAAATTTTTATCCCAACATGGGACAGAATGGTAAATATTTACATTTCACTACATCAGCTATTAAAGACCACGAGGGTAATGTTGTTGGTGGTTTAGAATCTTTTGAAGATATAACTCAGCGTAAACTGGCTGAAAAGGATCTTCAGGAAAGTGAAGAGAAATTCAGGAGCCTGGTTGAAAACCTTAATGTCGGTGTTTACCGCAACACCATTGATCCCGGTGGTTACTTTATACAGGTAAACCCTGCTTTTGCCCGAATGTTTGGATATGACTCCACCAGTGAAATAAGGGAAATTAAGGTTATAAATTTTTACAGGGACCCCCACCTGAGAAAACTATTTTTGGAAGATTTAAAGAGGGAAGGATCAGTCATTGACCGAGAATTACATCTTAAAAAGAAAAATAACCGTCCTATATGGGTATCAGTTTCAGCTCAAGCACATTATGATGAGAATGGTTCCATTGACTGGATTGATGGAATAATAGAAGACATTACCCATCGTAAACTTGCTGAAAAAACACTCCAAAAGAGTGAGAAACGATACCGTTCCATTGTGGAAAATATAAACGATGGTTTCTGTATCCATGATTTTCATGGAAACATAACTGACTGTAATGAAAACTTCGCCCAGATGCTAGGTTCGACTACCGAAGAGATGATTGGAACTAACCTTGATGAGTTCAGCAGCACTGAAATGATGCTTGAAAAGAATAATGTGGTGGAAGAACTAAAAAACAAGGGAATCGTTGAATTTGATGCAGATTTCAAACAAAAAAATGGCAATATACGTTATTACAACATCAAGTCAAGTGTTGTTTCCCGTGAAGGTGACGGGCAGGTGCATAGTTTCCTCAGAGACGTGACCAAACGCAGAGAAATGGAAGAAATACTACATGAAAGTGAAAACACAGCCCAGAAACGTCTCCTGGAGATTGAGGCTATTTACAATTCAGCACCAATTGGGTTATGCGTTTTAGATCGTAACCTGCGTTTCGTGCGTATCAATGACCGGATGGCTGAAATAAATGGTTTTTCTTCAAAAGAACATATGGGAAAGACCATCCATGAAATAATACCGGATCTGGCTGAACAGGCTGAAGCTGTAGCTAAAGAAATATTCGAAACAAAAAAAACAGTTATAGGCAGGGAATTTAATGGGATAACTCCAGCCCAGCCTGGCGTTCTCAGGACATGGATAGAGCAATGGTATCCTCTTAAAGATTCTTCCAGTCAAATTATTGGTATAAACGTGGCAGCTCTGGAAATAACTGAAATAAAAAAGGCAAATAAAGCCCTTAAAAAATCTGAAGAAAAATTACGTCTGGCTATTGAAGGAGCCGGTGCAAGGATGTGGTTCTGGGATCTTAAAAACGACATGATTGAATGGACTGATGAATACGAACATATTTTTGGAGTTAATCCCGACCCGGACACATCTTTCAGTACTATTTTAAATGTAGTACACCCAGATGACCGGGAAAAAGTAGAACAAGCCATCCAAAGGACACTTCAGTACGGTGAAGATTTCAAGGTAGAAATGAGGATCATCTGGCAGGATGGAACAGTACACTGGGCTTATTCACTGGGAAAATTGTTATATGATCTTCAGGGTAAACCCAAAGAGATAATAGGTATTGCCATTAATACCACCCCCAGTAGAATCGCAGAACAGGAACTACAGGAAACCTTAAAACAGTTGAAAAGATCCAATGCTGAGCTGGAGCAGTTTGCCTACGTGGCAAGCCACGACCTCCAGGAACCCCTTAGAATGATAACCAGTTTTCTCCAGCTCCTGCAACGTCGTTATGAACACCAACTTGATTCTGATGCAAATGAATTTATCCAGTTCGCTGTGGATGGAGCTGCTCGAATGCAGGAACTGGTAAACGATCTTTTAGCCTATTCCAGGATTGAACGAAAAACTGGCAAATTTAAGGATGTGGACACTGAAGATATCCTGAAACAGATAACCTTTGACTCCAGACTGTTAATTGAAGAAAATAACGCTGATATCAGTTATAATAACCTTCCAGTGGTACATGCTGATTATCCCCAGATGGTGCAGGTTTTCCAGAACCTCATAGCAAACTCAATCAAATACAATGACCAGGAACGTCCCACTATACACATTTCTGCAGAAAAAAAGGATAATGACTGGCTTTTTAAAGTTAAAGATAATGGTATAGGGATTGATCCCAAACATGGAGAACGAGTGTTCAAAATATTTCAGCGTCTCCACGCCCGGGACGAATACGAGGGGACAGGTATTGGTTTAGCCATTGTAAAAAGGATTGTTGAAAGACATGGAGGTGTGATCTGGTATGATTCCCAACCAGGCCAAGGATCGACTTTTTATTTCAACATTCCCCAGGGAGATGTGAAATATGAAATATGA
- a CDS encoding response regulator (CheY-like receiver and winged-helix DNA-binding domain containing protein) (PFAM: Response regulator receiver domain) — protein MKYELFKSVEVLLVEDNPGDVRLIQEVFKEAKIKNVLHVARDGEEAMKMLHLEGNPPSRLPDLILLDLNLPKKDGRDVLKEIKKDEKLKCIPVVVLTSSIRDEDLIETYKNNANCYIAKPVDLDQLIKVVQNIGEFWLDIVKLPPR, from the coding sequence ATGAAATATGAATTGTTTAAATCAGTGGAAGTACTGCTGGTTGAGGATAATCCTGGAGATGTACGTTTGATCCAGGAAGTATTCAAGGAAGCAAAAATTAAAAATGTATTGCATGTGGCACGTGATGGAGAAGAAGCAATGAAAATGCTCCATCTGGAAGGGAACCCCCCTAGCCGCCTTCCGGACTTGATATTGCTGGATTTAAACCTGCCAAAAAAGGATGGGAGAGATGTTTTAAAGGAAATAAAAAAAGACGAAAAATTGAAATGTATCCCAGTAGTGGTTTTAACCAGTTCCATCCGGGATGAAGATCTGATTGAAACTTATAAGAATAACGCCAATTGTTACATAGCAAAACCAGTAGACTTGGACCAGTTAATCAAGGTGGTTCAAAATATTGGTGAATTCTGGCTGGATATTGTAAAGCTGCCACCCCGATAA
- a CDS encoding PAS domain S-box (PFAM: Response regulator receiver domain; PAS fold~TIGRFAM: PAS domain S-box), translating into MRIKGKINVLLVEDNPGDAVIINEMFREIPKIQFNIFHAQRLSEGLEAISKNDFHIVLLDLQLPDSQGIETFNHIHNQAPEIPIIILTGLEDEDFAIDIVGEGAQDYLVKGQVDSKLLARCINYSIERKHIEHQLRESEEKYRLMVEKIHSGVFFVDSRNQLSYVNKQMAKMLGFKVTEMINKDISQFTNAEGESCFKKHLQKIKKGREYRKKLAQTYELEFLNRKGSSIWVLVSTNPLFNPNGEYLGAISIMTDISSRKGIEKSMMDAMIEKDRDFFMIMGNMVEAMKPLIHKSNMKSHVIDEFDDKFT; encoded by the coding sequence ATGAGGATTAAAGGAAAAATAAACGTTCTCCTGGTGGAAGATAACCCAGGGGATGCGGTGATTATAAATGAAATGTTCAGGGAGATCCCTAAAATTCAATTCAATATTTTCCATGCACAGCGTCTTTCGGAAGGATTGGAAGCCATAAGTAAAAATGATTTTCATATAGTTTTACTGGATCTTCAATTACCAGATAGCCAGGGTATTGAAACTTTTAACCATATCCACAACCAGGCCCCAGAAATTCCCATAATAATACTAACCGGACTGGAAGATGAGGACTTTGCCATAGATATTGTGGGTGAAGGTGCTCAGGACTATCTGGTTAAGGGACAGGTGGATAGTAAGTTACTGGCTCGGTGCATAAATTATTCCATTGAACGGAAGCATATAGAACACCAGTTAAGGGAAAGTGAGGAAAAGTACCGTTTAATGGTGGAAAAAATTCATTCAGGTGTTTTTTTTGTTGATTCCAGGAATCAGTTGAGCTATGTTAATAAACAGATGGCTAAAATGTTGGGTTTTAAGGTAACGGAGATGATCAATAAAGACATTTCCCAGTTCACCAATGCAGAAGGAGAGTCCTGCTTCAAAAAACATTTACAAAAAATCAAAAAGGGACGGGAATACAGGAAAAAATTAGCTCAAACCTATGAATTAGAATTTTTAAACAGGAAAGGTTCCAGTATATGGGTTCTAGTATCTACAAACCCATTGTTCAACCCCAATGGCGAATATTTGGGTGCTATATCCATTATGACCGACATCAGCTCTCGTAAAGGGATTGAAAAATCTATGATGGATGCCATGATTGAAAAAGACCGGGACTTCTTTATGATAATGGGAAATATGGTGGAAGCCATGAAACCCCTCATTCACAAAAGCAATATGAAAAGTCATGTTATTGATGAATTTGATGATAAATTCACCTAG
- a CDS encoding flavin-dependent dehydrogenase (PFAM: HI0933-like protein) gives MRMVNILGAGPAGLSAAINLAREDFQISIYEKNQDVGKRFNGDFQGLENWTVNEDILKSFKKMNIKSNFDYSPFTSFTLSNGDSFWNFHLDRPAFYLVRRGSLEGTLDHGLKEQALDLGVDIHFGETIPYDEANIIAIGHIPLEIFAAARGAVFETDMNDVALALVNDNLAFKGYSYLLVTGGYGTISTVLFHDFHLLNQCFSNTNKVFKELTDFKSTNIYPSGGVGCFSNQNIFERNGKLYVGEAAGIQDFLWGFGIRSAVTSGFLAAKALIHNEDYGELAKSEFKNKLKSGIVNRFLWELTGDYSWIVDRIYGNSDPLDYVGFFHNFNLWQRLLYPLARFYMKKRYDNLRL, from the coding sequence ATGAGAATGGTAAATATCCTTGGTGCAGGTCCAGCAGGATTATCTGCTGCAATTAATCTTGCCAGGGAAGATTTCCAGATTTCTATTTATGAAAAGAATCAGGATGTAGGCAAGCGTTTCAATGGAGATTTTCAGGGACTTGAAAACTGGACAGTGAATGAAGATATTCTGAAAAGCTTTAAAAAGATGAATATCAAGTCTAATTTCGATTATAGTCCCTTTACAAGTTTTACTCTTTCCAATGGGGATAGTTTTTGGAATTTCCATCTGGATAGGCCTGCCTTTTATCTGGTGAGAAGAGGGTCTCTGGAGGGAACTCTGGACCATGGATTAAAGGAGCAGGCACTGGATCTGGGGGTTGACATTCACTTTGGTGAGACAATCCCCTATGATGAGGCAAACATTATTGCCATCGGTCATATTCCCCTGGAAATATTCGCTGCAGCCAGGGGTGCCGTTTTCGAGACAGATATGAATGATGTGGCCCTGGCCTTGGTCAATGATAATCTGGCATTTAAGGGTTACTCCTATCTTTTAGTGACTGGAGGATATGGAACCATTTCCACCGTATTATTCCATGATTTCCATCTTCTTAATCAGTGCTTCAGCAATACAAATAAGGTTTTTAAAGAATTAACTGATTTCAAATCCACTAATATCTATCCTTCAGGGGGTGTGGGTTGTTTTTCCAATCAGAATATCTTCGAAAGGAATGGAAAATTATATGTGGGTGAAGCTGCAGGAATTCAGGATTTCTTATGGGGTTTTGGTATAAGAAGTGCGGTAACTTCCGGGTTTCTTGCTGCAAAGGCCCTGATCCATAATGAAGATTATGGGGAACTGGCAAAAAGTGAATTTAAAAATAAACTGAAGTCAGGTATAGTCAATAGATTTTTATGGGAACTGACTGGAGATTATTCGTGGATCGTGGATAGGATATATGGTAACAGTGATCCATTGGATTATGTTGGTTTCTTTCATAATTTTAACTTGTGGCAACGATTATTATATCCCTTGGCACGGTTTTATATGAAAAAAAGATATGATAATCTAAGATTATGA
- a CDS encoding putative transcriptional regulator (PFAM: Bacterial regulatory protein, arsR family), with the protein MKGEDVCDVQCINEDSVREVKSQMLDDETFQMISDNFKVLSDPTRLKILYALILKEICVCDLAAVLEMTDSAISHQLRLLRHRNLVKFRKKGKMAYYSISDKRVIDMIKMESELTTNKMESEPPINR; encoded by the coding sequence ATGAAAGGTGAAGATGTTTGTGATGTTCAATGCATCAACGAAGATTCAGTAAGGGAAGTTAAATCACAAATGCTCGATGATGAAACCTTTCAAATGATTTCTGACAATTTCAAAGTACTCAGTGATCCCACCAGATTAAAAATACTTTACGCCCTCATACTAAAAGAGATTTGTGTATGTGACTTAGCCGCAGTCTTGGAAATGACGGACTCTGCAATATCCCATCAGCTCAGATTATTAAGGCATAGAAATCTGGTTAAATTCCGTAAAAAAGGAAAAATGGCGTATTATTCCATTTCTGATAAGCGAGTTATTGACATGATCAAAATGGAATCAGAACTCACCACAAATAAAATGGAATCAGAACCACCCATAAATAGATAG
- a CDS encoding hypothetical protein (PFAM: Roadblock/LC7 domain) codes for MIGRVLKDLGRIQGVSGSLVVGKDGLIIERDVSSDIDSELVGAMSSAVFGTAERSSEEMKHEKLQQVMIEGNKGKTLMIDSGEAILAVITDTNINLGLIRLEMKRSSERIIELIKG; via the coding sequence ATGATTGGTAGAGTTCTTAAAGATCTAGGTAGGATTCAAGGGGTAAGTGGATCACTGGTTGTTGGAAAGGATGGGTTAATTATTGAAAGAGATGTTTCTTCAGACATTGACTCAGAACTGGTAGGGGCCATGTCTTCAGCTGTTTTTGGTACAGCAGAACGATCTTCAGAAGAAATGAAACACGAAAAACTCCAACAAGTCATGATAGAAGGTAATAAAGGTAAAACACTCATGATAGATTCTGGAGAAGCAATTTTAGCTGTTATTACAGACACAAATATAAATCTAGGATTAATACGCCTTGAAATGAAAAGAAGTTCAGAACGAATAATAGAACTGATCAAAGGGTGA